A segment of the Bos taurus isolate L1 Dominette 01449 registration number 42190680 breed Hereford chromosome 19, ARS-UCD2.0, whole genome shotgun sequence genome:
AAACATGCCAGCTATTGCCAGCTCATACTCCGAGTGGCCATAGAAGGAAGCAGGGTCAAAGATGATGGGCCCAGAGGAATCCTCCGCTACGTTTCCTCCCCAGAGGTCTCCGTGGAGCAGGGCTGGGATGATGTCCAGATCATGGAACAGGTCGGGGATCTTTAACTGCCAGGGTAAATGCAGCCTCAGCAAAGTGATCGATGCGTGTGGGAGGGACACATGGGCTTTTTTGAGTGTGGCTCCCGGTGCCTGGTTGGTACACAGACACACCCACCTCCTGTCCTGACCCACACCAAGGTGGCTGCGTTGGCCACAGCACCTGCAGGACATGATGGGCACAGGTTGGGGTCGGGGGGGAGGGCGCGGGGAGATGGACACTCACCTGCAGAGCAGCCCAGAGCTCACGGGCCTCCCTGTCACCAGACCTCTGCTCTACCAGGTCCATCTGGGGCTGAATGCGCTGCCGGGCATAGAAAGTGACCCAGTCCTGCTGCCAGTCGTTCACCTGTGTGGGTGACAGCAGAGCTCAGGGGAAGGTGCCAGAGCCAGGGTTGGGAGGGCTGACCCCCAGAGGCGCCACTACAGGGACAGGTGTGAAGCAGGGGAGCTGACCCGGCAGCCTGGGGTCTAGAGGACATGCAGGGACAGCAGGCACCTGGACAACCTCCCACAACACCTCAAGATCTGAACCAAGTGGACAGTGCCCTGTAGGTTACTCAGTGTGGCCCTCCCAGGGAGCTGCTTGCTTCTCCTCGGGGGGCATGGCCACCATCCTACCCACTTGCCCCAAGTGTGGCTCCCTGGGCTGAAACCCCCAGGGCAGCCAACCTCAAAATCATAAAACGCAAACTTATAGTTCCTTTCCATTGCACTACCTTTAGGAGTCTCCAATTTAAAATCAAACACTGTTTAACTTTCTATTTTCAGCCCCCTTGGTATCCAGCATCCTGTTAGTCCTTCCTGGCTCCTTTGAGCTGACCTAGCATGTGaggtggagaaggtaatggcaccccactccagtactcttgcctggcaaatcccatggacggaggggcctggtgggctgcagtccatggggtctaaaagagtcggacatgactgagcgacttcactttcacttttcactttcacgcattgaagaaggaaatggcaacccactccagtactcttgcccggagaatcccagggacaggggagcctggtgggctgctgtctatggggtcgcacagagtcagacatgactgaagcgacttagcagcagcagcagcagcagcagcaacatgtgaGGTGGACACTCTCCATGTCGACCTCTTTCattagcagagaaaaaaaaaaggagcaaagaCCGTTCACCAAATTTCACCAAAAATGAGGCTGTTTCTAAATGGTTGACGCGACTAGGAAATACGGGCAAAGCGCTGGTGTCACTCACCTGGGGGAGGTACCCGCAGCACGTCACCACGTCAAACCCGAACTGGGCTACAAAGGGCCGTGCCACCAGctcatctcttcttcctttcGAGCAAAAGGAAACCAGAGAGATGACAATCCCCCTGCTCCCCTGGGGCCTGCTCTGGAAGTCCAGAGAAGCTCTGAGGCCTGACCTCAGCGTGCCCTTCTCCACTCCGGGTCCTCTTCCAGAGACAGACAAGGGTCCTGGCCTCCATGCACTATCAGGGCCCAGAACAGAGCTTGCCCCATCAGAGTCAACGATCCAGGACATCCACTGCTTCCCAGGAGAGGCATCAGAGGAGCGACAACAACCCTGTGTCCCAACAAGGAGGGAATCCACCCCATGACCCAACAGCAAAGAATGGCTTCCAGTGGCCACTTTAGCATCTGTCACTTATGGGAGATAAGCCGCTGTGCTTGTAAAAGGTCATCCTCTGCAGCTTCCCAAACTCAAAGCAAATCCTGAAGGCCTGAACTACATGTGGGTGGAGGTGACGAGGCTgtcttttctaatttattttttggccacatgccatgagggatcttagttccattcagggatcgaatctgtgcccCTTGTAGTGggagagtcttaaccgctggatctTCAGGGAATTCCCCTAGGACAGTACATTCTTGGTCATCTGTTCCTGCTGTGTCTGCTACTTTGCCTGGCGGAGAAACCATCTGGGCTACACATGAATTATCCAATGTCAAAGGATGAAAATCCTGGAAGACACCCTCAGTGCCACCACCACACTAGGCTCTCTAAAAAGGTCAGTCGTGAGGGCTCTCATTCTGAGCCTCATGTGTGACTGTTCCTAGAAGAAAAGGCATGGTATGGTAAGCCAGAGAAACTTTCTGGCTTTCTTCTGGAGATAGGCTTTCTTCTGGAGAGTGAGAGATCAAAGGAACTATAATATGATGGAGTTTCGAGTTCCAGAGATATTTCCTGtctttcaaatgcatttttgaaACAACACACTAGTTGTATTCACTGTTTACTGCACACCAAATATGCAGCCTTGGGTTTACACTCCTTTCCTGTGGCAGCAACACAGGTCTgcccacacacagcagcagcaCAACTCTGCCCACACACCCATACTGGCCAgatgtcttcctctgtctggtgGGGGGCTGTCCCCTCGGGCCCACAGCCGTACCTACTATGCCAGCCTCCTTCTGGAGAGTCTCTCCAAGCCTCTTGTTGTCTAGGTGTAGATCTGCCAGCTGGGTGCCAAGCTTTGCAGCATGACTGTGAAACCAAAAGGCAGGCACTAAACATGTGGCACAAATGGGGACCCACCTCTAACTGAAAGATCTCAAGCGACATGAAGCAGGTGAGGCAATGAGAAGAGAGTCTCTTCTGGTGAAGCAAGGGGGAACAGAGGACCTCACAGGAGCATCCTCAAAAAAGGATCTCATCAGTCCTCTGTCAGCATCTCAGCACAGGATTCCTCTCCTGTTTGCCTTTGGCCCTCAGAGTACATGATGCTCATTCTGCAGGACCCAGGGATGTGTGGGGGTCACGGGTTTCTTCTATCACATCCTGCAGAACTGTAGCCCCAACTGCAAGCTTCCCACTCAGAGGAAGGACAAAGCCACCCAGGGATGAAGCTGCCAGGACGCACCTGCTCAGATGCCGCATGTCCAAATGCTCCATCACCAGCATGCTGCCACCTCCTGGGGCGTCAAGGACCTTGATGGGTTTGGGCACCTTCACTGTGCCTGTCCTTAGGATGGCAGTTAAACTTGCCACCTCGCCTTCAAACATCCTTCTGGCCTGCCAGAGAAATAacaagggaggggaggaggagggagagcaaggttctgtgtggacatgttttctccagcaccacaaccaAGGCTCTCTGCAGACTCAACAGAAAGGACAGCTTTTTCGCCTTTCAGTACAGCAGATTATACCTTCTGAAGCTGCATAGGAATTAAAGGGATTGTGCTTGCCAgttttgtgtatgtttatgttgtcgttgggcttcccaggtggcacagtagtaaagaacgcatctgccaacgcaggagacagatttgattcctgggtcatgaagacctccgggagaagggtgtggcaacccattctagcattcttgcctggagaatcccatggacagaggagcctagcgggctatggttgcaaaagggttggacacgactgagcacgtatGCCATCACTGATCCCCGTCTCTCCAGAGGGAGGAACCTACGCCTGGTGCGCAACTGGACTGTGCATGGGTCCTCCTCGCACAGGACCTCAACCATAATCCTGTCCCACTCGGCCCTCAGGCACAGGTGGCCCTCAACTGTAGGTGCCACCAAGCTGGGGACACTTCTCACCTGAATGGACCATCAAATCCTATGGCATCTCCTAGCACCGGACACTACTTCATCACCATCGCCTTTCCCATTTCTAGTTCAAAAGTCCTTGCTCCTGCTTTTGGAAGGCAAATCTCACCCTGGAACACACTCCAAGCTGTCACCCCACTTCCTGAGTGACAGCCCCACAGGGTCTGGCTCTGCCCACTCCCCTGCACCCTCATCTGAGCCCCTACCCAGGCTCCACCCCCACACTTCTAGGCCGGCACACACATTTTGCTCCTGGATTATAGCCTCAGTTCCTCAAAGATCCCCAGCCGCCTCCAGCCTGTAGACCTCCAGATGCCATGTCACCTCTGCGTGGAACACCCCTCCCCATTCTTTTTGCTAAGTCAGCCCCCTCCTTGTCATGCTTCACATTTcaacttaataaaaatttttatttctcagagAAATCTTCCCTAACTTACCAGGTTAGGTAATTCCTCctctttaaagtatttttttttttttttagagtaaaaTTTCTACAGACATATAAGAAGAAAACTGCAAACTCAAAAGCATCCAACTCTAATTCTCCCAAAATCAGCACATCCACATGACAGCCGCCTGGCACTCCTTTCCGCCCAGACACTGCCGCCCCACCAGTGCATCTGTCCATCTGTTTTGTTATCTACACAGAGGCAGACAGTCAGGCCTCTTCATTTCACACTGCATTTGTAATGCTGTTGCATCAAGAGAGTTTATTATCCCTGTTCTGTAGAGCAAAGGTTCTAAAATGTGTTCGTCCAATGAAGGACGCTGGGCTTCCAGTTTGGGTTCACTACAAACAGTGACCCAGGATATTCTTCTACTTCTATCCCTCATAGTTACTAATTCTGtgaccttggtttcctcatctgtaaaatggagttattAACGGTACCAATTTCATAGGTTTGCTGCTGTAATTAACTGAGTTAGCAGCTAATAGTTAACACAGTCCATTCTAAACACTTTACAAATTATTAGTACACCACCTTGGGGAGCTAAGGTTGGTGAGAAGTAAGATAAGAACTGTGTCTTAAGGAGAATTTTCATAGCATTCTCTGAAGATGAAGGAACACACCTGGGCCCAGGATGTACTTTGTACTAAAGCACTGCTGTGCAGCATAAAGTAAGGAAtcgaattttaaaaaatttttatttaaaaaaaaaatgcagggagAGGTGAAGAAGGGTCTGTGAACCCAGCTAGAGCCAAGGCTCCCTCACAGAAGTGTCTACTACCACACAGTCCTAAGTGTCTAACTCTAAAACCACTCCTCCAGAGTGGGACCAGGGCAAAGTAAGCATCAGTTGGGGTGCAGAGTTACAAAAGGTCCAGGACTTAGGAGAGGAACatgagagaaaaccaaatatacaAGCATGCAAAGGACAGATAAGCATAATGAGGAGGAAAAACTCAGACCAGGTCATTCGAGCAGAGAgtgagaaggaaaacagaaaaccagCTGTGTAGTCTTCTCTTAGAAGAGTCCAGAAGACATTTCACCTCCTAAAATACAAAGCATAAAGAGAGTCCTATTTTCCACACAATCAGCAAATGTTTCTGCTATAGCCGGTACATCTGCATAACTCACACAAGTATCTATCCAAGCAAACTAGAAAGAGACCTGTTTGAAACTATCTACCAAAGGATTAGAAAGAACTTATGTGAAGActagcaaaaataaaatagaccctgatgacaaaataaaaaacaacaacttgaAGAAATAGTAGCAGAAAGACAACGTTTAAAAAGCACTGCTGAGTGGTTCCATTTTAATTGCTGGAAACCATTTGCTTCCCTGTAATCCATACCAAGTTTTGAATTATTACAAATGCTAATGACAGTGAAAATACAGACATGAAAAGGACGGAGCCACATAATAGAAAAAGAACTCTGAGAAGGCCTGTgatagaaaggaaggaaggacaccTCCACTACATTAGTACTGCTAGGGGGAAACCAATGGAAAAGAGCAACTTCAAGGACCGTTATTTGTCAAATTCCTATAGAAGGGATGTACAGGATGACATGGAGCTGATCTCTGTAGAACAAAGAGTTGAAAGCTGGTCTTGAGAGAACAGCATCTATCCAGAAAGAGATCATCCCACACTATGCAGGGTGGGATTCTCTGAAGGGCTGAGGGTGTGCAACACACAGGTCCCGGTACTGGGGTCAGTGCCTTCAGCCCTATTTGAAACAAGGTATTGCCAGTCCTGCTCCCTGCCTACTAGAGCCATCCGGGACCTCCCAGCTAACATTACAGGCACGACCCACCCAAAGCGTGCAAAGAAGGGACATCCCAGAGTAAGTAAACTTCAGCAGGGAGGCTCACCTATTTTATACTCGAACACTTGAGAAAACGTTCGGATATAAACAGAATGGAGGGGTGGCCCTAGGGATTGAATGTGGCTCCCGAAAATTCACAGGTTGAAACCTAACCCCCAATGTAATGGTGTTAGGAGGCGGTGCCTTGGGAAGTGACCAGGCCACAGGGGTGGAGCCCTCATGGGAAGATTAGAGCCCCTGTAAGAGATCCCAGAGAGCTCTCCTGGGCCCTCTGCCACATGGGGTCACGGGGAGAAGTGGCCTTCACACCAGGATAGGAGGCCTCACCACGTTCTTGGACGTCCAGCCTCCAAGACCAGACCCCGAAAAGCACATGTTCGGGTTTAAAGCGGCCCAGAGTGCGGGAGTGTTACACTAGCCCTGAGGACGAAAGCCTCATTACTGCCAATACTCAGAAAGGGTTTTGATCTCTGCAAGTTCAAATAAACCCCAAGACAAGGGGTTTCTGTTACCTGTCCTTATTCAAAACTCGCCAAACAATGGACTTTCAAGGCAGCGGCCACCTAGGTCGCGCAGGAAAACCATCCACAGCGTCCCAGTAGTGGCAGAGGCTCGCGCCGGACCGGCCTGGACACGCACCGACCTCCCGAGGGTTCGAGGGGCCGCAGAGCTGAGCCGCGGAGGCCCAAAAAGTCCAAGCCGGCCCGACGATGACATGGGTGACCGAGCGCCTCCTCAGCCAACGGCCCAGGCTCGGACACGGACCCCAACTCCAGACCGGCCCCCACCCGCGAGCCCGGACGGACCCtcggcccggccccgccccccaaCCCGCACCCGCGGCGACCCTGACCTCCGGCTTGGAGTTCACTTTTACAAACACTCGCCCCTTGTCCGTGTCGTAACTCTGGCCCTGGCTAATGCATCCGCCACCCGAGTGACCCGTAGCCTTGACGGAATCGCAGCCCAGCTCCCGCTTCAGTAGCTCCTCCATGTTCCCCGCGCCGGGGCCGCCGACCCGCCTCAGGCCGCACGCAGGCGCCGCGACGCCACGGCGGCGCGCGGGGATTGGTTGAGGGGCGGGACCGGCCGGAGCGCGCGGGGATGGAGGGGCGGGGCGACCTGAGGTCGGGGCGGGGCCGTGTCGTGCTCCCGCAGCCCCGAGACCCTGGTGACTCTCCCTGCCAGGGGCCTCGCCGAGACCTTTCCCCTGACCTGACCTGTGACCTGCCCGTGACACTGCGTCCTGCTCCGGCCCCTCATCACCTCACCGGCTCCAGGTCTGAGCATCACCCCTCCCAGAGACTTTCTCGACCTGGACGCTTCTGTAACACCCTACAGAATGCTgtcgtttgtttgtttgcagggcttcccaggtggcgctaggggtaaagaacccccccccccctccccgcgccccctgccaatgcaggagacctaagagacaggagttcgatccctg
Coding sequences within it:
- the FN3KRP gene encoding ketosamine-3-kinase isoform X2; protein product: MEELLKRELGCDSVKATGHSGGGCISQGQSYDTDKGRVFVKVNSKPEARRMFEGEVASLTAILRTGTVKVPKPIKVLDAPGGGSMLVMEHLDMRHLSSHAAKLGTQLADLHLDNKRLGETLQKEAGIVGRRDELVARPFVAQFGFDVVTCCGYLPQVNDWQQDWVTFYARQRIQPQMDLVEQRSGDREARELWAALQLPISAGVTGIQGNASWWVRLDCGHEGIVLGAPPDDQFQTKYTPFPLCRRWTAHFYSL
- the FN3KRP gene encoding ketosamine-3-kinase isoform X1; this translates as MFEGEVASLTAILRTGTVKVPKPIKVLDAPGGGSMLVMEHLDMRHLSSHAAKLGTQLADLHLDNKRLGETLQKEAGIVGRRDELVARPFVAQFGFDVVTCCGYLPQVNDWQQDWVTFYARQRIQPQMDLVEQRSGDREARELWAALQLKIPDLFHDLDIIPALLHGDLWGGNVAEDSSGPIIFDPASFYGHSEYELAIAGMFGGFSSAFYSAYHSKIPKAPGFEKRLKLYQLFHYLNHWNHFGSGYRGSSLSIMRNLVT
- the FN3KRP gene encoding ketosamine-3-kinase — encoded protein: MEELLKRELGCDSVKATGHSGGGCISQGQSYDTDKGRVFVKVNSKPEARRMFEGEVASLTAILRTGTVKVPKPIKVLDAPGGGSMLVMEHLDMRHLSSHAAKLGTQLADLHLDNKRLGETLQKEAGIVGRRDELVARPFVAQFGFDVVTCCGYLPQVNDWQQDWVTFYARQRIQPQMDLVEQRSGDREARELWAALQLKIPDLFHDLDIIPALLHGDLWGGNVAEDSSGPIIFDPASFYGHSEYELAIAGMFGGFSSAFYSAYHSKIPKAPGFEKRLKLYQLFHYLNHWNHFGSGYRGSSLSIMRNLVT